The Saliniradius amylolyticus DNA segment GGATTTTCCTACTACCACAATATCGATTGAGGGCAGTTGATGCTGGCGATGGCGAAAACTTTCCCGAAGGATGCGTTTAATACGATTACGCTGGCAAGCTGTTTTCACCCTTTTCTTGGACAGGGTGATGCCTAATCTTGGATGCTTTAGCTGATTATGTCGAGCGAGTAGAGTAAGTTGCGGAGAAA contains these protein-coding regions:
- the rnpA gene encoding ribonuclease P protein component, yielding MGENQFSRELRLLTPTHFEYVFQQATPAVSPQLTLLARHNQLKHPRLGITLSKKRVKTACQRNRIKRILRESFRHRQHQLPSIDIVVVGKSGLDQLTNQQIFDLLERQWKKLSHRCK